ATGAAGGAGAAGTAGGATAAAGTTGGTTGGATTAGGAACAAGCCATTTGAATTGATTTATGACTGTTAAGAGTgacataattttcaaattattccTCTATTAAATTTCTATGATGATGTTATTAAGatattaatctaattaataattattgaaAAGTGTAATATCTAAGCATAACTTTAACCTAACTCATGGGTATATAAGTATGTATTTTGTTAAGAAAACTCCAACATCAttcaatatacaaaattatatacaaaattttgtaagatttttttttaaaaaaagaaagaaagaaaagaaaatgttactCTTCttccaaaagaatttttttactcCATTCCAATGCTTCAGCTTGCGGTACATGCCAACTAAACTTGTGGGCAAACGTATATTGGTGGTCATTGACATTATTGTTtcccaaatttttattttattttattagtatttcAGAAATATCTAGTTTGCAATTAACATTACCCCACAGTGATAATGGTATAGAGCTATAgatatgaaacaaaaaatagaccccattatttatatttataccGCTAGCTAGCTTGTTATATATTGCAGTAGTGTAACATCATTTGAATAAAACCTTTCAGCTTATATCGAACCCAAATTAAGCTTTGACACTCTTCAACTTCCAATTCATTCACAACCCTGCATAAATGTTTGTTTCCTAtgcatttcttttttggttatcTACAGCACTAGTATTATAGTTAATGTCGAGTATTTTAAAATGGTAAACAAATTCTGTATGTGATTATATATGGGTGAGGTTGCAGCAGCAAGGCTTTTCACCCCATTCCAGCGCCCATTATTTCTCCATGGAGGAGGCCTAGGTGCACATggcaaagaagaaaggaagggTCACCTGAAGAGGCAAGAGAATTGTAGTCAAAACCATGCAAAGGCACTATTAACATCATGGCAGCCAAACAATCAAAAGCCTTCAAAGTACTCCTCTAGATTCAATACAGATCTTCCTCTCTCTGAGTCTCCTAGGGTATCTATCTATCTCACACAACCATATATGTACTTTCTCTTAGAACATTAATGGTtaagtaattaaaatttatctttttctatCAACTTAAACATTTTTAATGGAGTGACAGttcataataatttttggtATTTGCAGGCTTCATTTGATCAGTACTTGGAGCATAAGCCAAGAGTTATCAAAGCAATCTTTGCAGGTGGAGAGAAAATCCAACAAGTTAATGAGGTGTTTGGCCTCTTAATCTATCCTAGTCCCACTTtctttgacttttttattttattttataattttatagcTTAAGCTCACTTTAATTTGTTGTTGTGAACTATGAACTTATATTACTAATGGCTAAATGAGTTATGTTACTAATACAAATTTTACCTTATCACAAACTAATGTGTTtgcaccaatcacaaaaaataatttaataatttatttattatgttatcgAAGTAACATCAATCTCTTTGTAATTTTAGCATATTCTTTACTAAATTAACATGCCAGCGTAGTACTGAATGTGTGCATACATATATAGATGGTCAACCTCTttagtttttctcaaaaaaattgtttttcttgatatatatacatatatatagatgtCTCCAACCTCTCTCTTACATATGTTTGAATGGTTAATTTTCCTAGGATGAGTGGAGAATTCAGATGCCACCCTTACAAATTTTGTTCCTAACATTGTGGCCAATAATATACATGCGTTTGACATGCAAATCAAATGGGAAGGAATACCCTCCAGAAGTTCCTTGCGAGATCACAAAGGTTCTTGAGCTTGAAACAGTAAGCAACAACAAAACTAAGACCATACTAGCTAGAAAAAGTTCTTCTTTCCCCTTAACCTTGTAACATATATGGAAGACAATCTTTTGCAGACAAGATGGAAGCTTCTAGGGCtcgataatgctcttgaatcaTCTGGCTTCAATGTCAGTGTAAAAGGAGCCTTATACCCAGATAGACGAGGAACACAAAGCAGGATTAAAAATCAATTCGAGATGAATTTAAGCTATATTCTTCCACCTACACTTTTGGTTCATGAAGATGTTAGTCGAGCCATTGCAGTGTCGGTAAGACCATATTAAATTTGGCTTTCTAttcacatttttcatttttccttgtGTCAATGGTGGATCATAAGTAACAACATATTCCCTTAAtaagttatgaaaaatattgtttgaaTCACTACGAATTCAAGTTCCTTACCTTTATAATTGGTTAAGAAAATTGTCTCTGTTTCCAACAACAGGTGATTCAGAGATTGGTGGATGACATGAAGCAAAAAGCTAATAGTGGAGTGCTTGCAGATTATAGTAAATTCAAAAGGGAGAAGCTCAAGAATCTGGTTTAATCCTTGTGATTACTTGCATATATGGGGTCAGAAGGCCTAAAGAATTAACCTTTGCACCTCATGGCAGTCTAGCATTTTAAGAGTCATTCTTAGAATTAGTTAAACCATGCTGAGCTTGAATATATTTGGTAAAGGACTAAGTATTATGTATGTTGTtgcttgaaagttgaaaccgctacaaaaatgaataaaatagcATCACTTTCAGACAACTTTGGTGTCTAAAAGTTGACATTAAATTTAGAAAGATTGAAGATTTGAATCATTTTTTGATGCATCTGGGGTGGAAGTGTAATGaagaatttcaattttgttacaTCTTCTTCCAAAGATATAaagataaaaagtgaaaaagaagcAGAAAGAGGTTTGGAAATGTGCTTAAACGAAAAAGAGCACAAAACCTTATTAACCTCTCACAGATGGAGATGCGGGGGATCGAACCCCGTGCCTCTCGCATGCAAAGCGAGCGCTCTACCATTTGAGCTACATCCCCATTTGCCTATGTTGTTTTCAAAGATTAATCTAACTATACAATATCTGGTGCTATTTCAACAAGTTATTCAGTTTGGAGGAAAAGAGTAGATTTGCAATGTACTaaaagaatttcaaaataaaaacgtTTATAACTCATCAAAATTACCTAAAATTTTAGGAgtgcaatttaaaatttattcaaagTTTCTATACCTATGGACTTAGGAAAAATATATTCTTAATGCACAATTCaccattttatttcaattaaatcAATTACAATGATTTAATTCACCTTATTCCAGGTCAAAGTCTGTGTGCGCACTTTGCGGCGTGAACCCCATAATCACTCTAATTAAGCCTAACACAAATTTctaacttaattaaaaattaattaaattaaaaaagtactaaaccaaaatttacaaactactaaaaaaactaaataaaacaagaattgatcctcaaaaaaaaaaaaacaagaattagaatacatacatacatacatacatacatacatatatatatatgtaagtgcacaatttgtacccagacccaaaaacaagtgatgggctcaggcccaatgaaccttatacaatgaaatttgtagagtatgggtttgaaacctaggtttgggatgttggaagttgattaacaggctagagtgccacaatctatgcaagtgataaataaatatgacaaagaaacctcatcggacgtaagccgaggacaaatcttcttcttccttgtttCGTCCACGTGTCACATAAATCttcctcttagatacttgtcccatccaccaccttcttgaagtcttcaaataatagcaggaaggctgaattctactgttcagaggtcatttctccattaatgcggccagggaggtagatgcagggcctttaatgtggtgatagcagctttttcttcagatatttctcacacgttgctacttctaaagggtgcttggaccACACTTTTATccaccagttcttccagaattctgcctctaagccatttagcaagtcccaagGTTCttactgggcctgtccgaggatatactcctcctcggacgaCACCTCGGACCAATACAGTGCGGTCTGACTGGTGGGCCTAGAGATCCTGACCAAACAGACTTATATcaaccaatcaggcccaaaacccaaacgtttattcaatcacttttacccccacaatatatataagaGGATGGGCCCCTCTTTCAACTGGatttttttgtggtttaaaGATACTTTTattaatgaagggtaacttcatttagaaatagggtcataaatctcaaataacaaatttcattttgaattcaagaagaaaacttataaaatttaggattttttttcccttcacgtaaaaaaaaaaatacagttaCTACTTATTTCTAAagtttatcctttttatttgtttgaaaaattaaaaaaaaatatattttaaaattataataaatgcaaattattaacctttattcaaaaaaaaaaaataaaagagtctctCACAcgtgtgctcagaggctagtatatatatataaagctacGTGGAATAAGAGAAGTCAAATCTTGATTCTAGACCATTGCATTTGGCCTATCTATCatacaaaccaaagaaaagttAGTAAACTTTCAAATAGAGCACTTAAACCACGTTTTGAAAAGTGTGCCACCAAGGCATTTCTATAATGCACAAATCGTGTGTAAGGTTGTTTCTGGGTAATATAGGATCCACTTGTCTTAGAGTCCGTTTGGCTGaaggagtgaaaaaaaaagaggatacaaaatgttgaaaaaaatagaaaagtgagaggaaagagagatttagttttctctcatttGTATTTGGTTGAAATGATGGAAAAGTAGAGAG
This genomic stretch from Castanea sativa cultivar Marrone di Chiusa Pesio chromosome 1, ASM4071231v1 harbors:
- the LOC142621933 gene encoding uncharacterized protein LOC142621933, which codes for MGEVAAARLFTPFQRPLFLHGGGLGAHGKEERKGHLKRQENCSQNHAKALLTSWQPNNQKPSKYSSRFNTDLPLSESPRASFDQYLEHKPRVIKAIFAGGEKIQQVNEDEWRIQMPPLQILFLTLWPIIYMRLTCKSNGKEYPPEVPCEITKVLELETTRWKLLGLDNALESSGFNVSVKGALYPDRRGTQSRIKNQFEMNLSYILPPTLLVHEDVSRAIAVSVIQRLVDDMKQKANSGVLADYSKFKREKLKNLV